The genomic segment TTGAGGTCCTGCTTTAATGAGGAGATCTGATTTGTGCTccagttttgcttttttttttttctccctgcATTCAGAGACTTTCTGACCCCCTGGCACATAATCTCATGTTTTACTCTTGCTAAAATTGCCATGATACGTTTCTTATAGAGGGACCCCGATTCACCCACCTCAGTATCTGAATGCATTCATTTCATGCCAAACAAATGGAACATGAATCGATCTGCCAAAATGTCCTTCAGCAAAGTTATTTAATCTCAAAGGGTCTCTGAAGTTCTCTTTGGCTGGACGGGAATAAAACTCTCTCTCGCTCCTTCTCCCTGTGTTTACTGCCAGGAGGAGCAAAGTATTTTGGCAGAGGAAGAAGGAATCGTACAAGTGCCATTGGAGGGACATTACAAGTATGGACCAGATTTTCCAAACTAATTCTCACAATAGCAAGCGATACTAGGTTTTGTtggtttattaaaacaatacttgacaGTGATTTTACCGTGggttctgtattttttataaacatacaaacaacaaacatacaaaaattaaatcattagaattaatgtataaaaatgttaaggTAATAAGTAACATGTTTCGAAAAAAGACACAAATGATAACTAttgacatttaataataatcgGAATAACAGTTGtcaattttacaattttgagtcaaattatgttttatgatTGGTTTCATGCACTCACAAgattattaatgttatatttcgttgattttaatgatgtttttaTTGGTTATTTTCAGAGATGATCCTTCTACTATCAACATCACTGATGAAATGTCCAAAGGCTCCTTTGGAAGCACTTGGAACTCCAAAACTGATCTGAATACAAAAAGgttctgatttattttcatattattatttttattattattattattattattatttttttgtataagcACACTGCTTATGCTTAAAGTGACAGAAAATCTCTCTGCAACCAGCCACACAATTTGAAGAATCATGTTTATGTCATTTGGTTGTAAATGGTGCAGACGAGTTACATTCGAGTTATTTAAATCCTTACCTAATTTGTAGTTCCTGGTCATTTCAAAATAACCCTCATTATTAATCAGAAAATCTTGGATTCatttttttgtcaacttgttttcttttaattagtacaggttttgtttttcttcttggaAATGATTGATTgtaggcctcattgatctgagctcATCTGCACCtcagtttctgagtgaaaaaaagcattattgtGGATAATTTTTGCTTTTCTCTCCCATAAACTGAGGTGCATgagctcagatcaatgaggctTATGATCAATAAATTccaaaaacaaatatgaaaCCTTATCAATAAGTTgataaaaagattgaatccaatgtttggtaataatatagcataatgagaaATTTATAATACGTTCTGGAAAACACCACGTGgaaaaaaatccccaaaaagCATTATCAGATTTTTGGGGGATGTTGTTATACCCTGTATAGTCCAGTGCGATAACATTAACTAGCATTtttcaggaaaaagaaaatccttTGCAGGTCAAAAGccataaagcagctctacagaagacaatagtgACATTATTCAGCCCGAGTCaaattcaagtttttttttttgtcatccgATAGTGTTAGTGAAGTCAAATCAGTAATGTGGATCAATAATGTAGgtgtttttaaaactattttattactttacttTAGTATTAAGAATGATTGTGGACAAAACAGTAACTGTCAGGtagttttcaaaaaatgttGTCCTGCACCTTTAAATGGTCATTCATTTATTCtgcatttaacacattttgatttaattactttttatttttttatttagcccCCTTTCCTAAGCTTGCAGATGTTGATTCCCAAAGGTAAGCGCACTGGACTGTTCTCATAGCAACATCCCACGTCACTTTACAATCTCATCATGTCTTTCTTTGCATGGCAACAAGTATTTTGACCAAATTGGCGGCGTTTGACAGATTTGATTGTAATCCATCTGGAACAGACATTTACCATTATGTGTCTCTCCAAGAATGTTTGAATTCAGCCCAATTTTTCCATCCAGTTAGTCAGTCGAAAACAATAAATCATTCACATCTCTCTGTAAGTGTCAGACAAAGATAGACAGCATGTGAtcatcttttgttgttgttgtggtttttttttgttattattatttatttattttttttacactactCAGATGGGAAAAATGTTTAATCAGCTGTGAGCTTgtaatgtgtgaatgtgtgtccGGTCTGCTAGCTGCTAAACATGGATTATTATTGAGATCATCATGTGTTCAATGCAATCAGAAGGAAATATTCTGCTCAAAGTCTTTTCGACATgaatacttaaagggatagttcatccaaaaatgaaaatttgctaatgAAAAATGccatgtagatgagtttgtttgttctctGATCTAATCAGCAAAATGAAGGCAAAATAAGGGAcgcccccccacccccccaaaaaaacaaggACACAAATAATCAGTGAGGAAAACATGCTCAAGTATGTAAACTTGCAACAGAACtcattaatattgctattttaaattggattatttataattattaattattattggtCTTTTTTGACAGTTCTGCAGCTGTTACCTGGATGggattaatttttattatttatttatttatttattttattcatttgcttAAATTAGGACTAAagaggttacactttatttcgatagtccagtttagacattctactaactacaagtaactttgtaactacgtgtcaactacatgtcaactaattctcattaattagcAACTACaagtctactaactctcagtagggcaggtttagggttagtagaataagttgacatatacttgcaaagtttctcatagtcagtatgttgtatgttgtggacgcatcaaaataaagtgttagaagatattaatcagacagtctactaatactctaatgactgcttgttgacatgtagttgcaaagtaacttactgttagtagaatgtctaaagtggactatcgaataaagtgttaccctacattattatgtaattatttgtcCCATTTTTATCTACATAATGTagcattttttaaactttttaaaatgccaaATTGTATGTGACatatatgattatttattatgtatatatttatgattaatataaatgctaaattaataaatagggtCTAACATTAATTCTAACCTATTAATTCATTCATCTAAGCatgtctaaaaatataataattatgtcTACCAAGCTCTGATAATGTAtggaatattatattaacagactatccaaattttaataaaacaataggtATATATCTTTAGAAGCACGGATGTGTCTGTAACATTAATGGTatgattcacccaaaaatgaaaattctgtcataatttgcCCAGGATGTTCTAAACCTGCATAaagttctttcttctgttgaacaaaaaagaagatactttgaagaatgtagGTAACTAAACATCTGCTGATCCTCAGTAACTTCCATAGTAGAGAAAAAATTGTCATtggggaccagaaactgtttggttacccacattcttcaaagtgtcttcttttgtgttcaacagaagaaagaaatgattacaggtttggaacaacttgtgGGTGTGTAAacgatgaaaaaaaaaaaagaaaaagtttttgggtgaactatccctttaagtcagaCAGTCCACCGTGAGCAACTGAATGCTTCTCTGTAAGCTGTGCTTAGTTACAGCACAGACCCACTGATAACTTTCCCATTCAGCCCTACATCTGGAGAGTCTTGTGTTCAAAGGGTGAATGTGAGCTCCTAGATGTTTTAAACCACGCAGGTTTACCGCATGCTGCACTCGTGTGAAGAGCTTTAACAGCGTGCGTTCTGGAGACTCCGTCGCTATGCAAACAAAGACGCCAAAATGCAATCACGCGCAAATGAGCTTCTCTAATAATAGGCGGCTTCTTATGAGATTGATTTCATTATAGGCTAATTGCTGTTAGTATAATAAACAGTgcaaaatacttatttatttatttaattaaatgggTTGGccattttttctatttatttaaatggtttGAACAAATCGTGTCCCGTATTGATTTGATATGGGACGCATCGTTTTACCTTTAAATACGGGATGATTCTGTATTTTAAGGGACGGGTGGCAACCctactctgcagtgaatgggtgccgtcagaatgagagtccaaacagctgatataaacatcacaataatccacagcactccagtccatcagttaatgttatgaagtgaaaagttgtgtgtttgtaagaaacaaatccatcaaggcaTTTTAACAACTGTTGCttgctaaaatacgagtccataatccataacattTTTTCCAGTCTACAGATTCCAAGCACATGAGAGGTCTGTCTTAATAGACTTATATAGTATTGTTGAAAATCAGTTTCTCTATGGAGAAAATAAACAGGATTCGCTAAATTATGCACTACAGAGCTATTGCAGTTTAGGGTAATGCAAGTGAACTAATTCcctttttatgtcattttgcaGCCTGTCTAATAAGAAAGTGCACAAGGAGCCTTGATGGAAAGAAGATTcactgtgtacacacacacacacacacacacacacacacacgcccacacacacatttacctAGCTATCCAAATAGAcatgtattgtttttaaaggaatagttcacaataaaacttatatatatgtatcaatatttatatcaaataaatagatttatgtttattaatttatttttggcgAACCATTCCTACAGTTATAAATAATGCGCATTATAATTGCTTCAGACTAACTCATACGTATACTCAACCTCTAAACCTACTCCGAAAAGTAAACCTTTCACATTTATGttataattttctgtaaattgttacagattaaattaatttatggaGACTTTTTTTCTAGCATTTTTGACCTTAAAGTATTGCTAGTTTATAAGTAAACGCACAGTCTAATAACTTGTTTGTTTGCCTTTCCTCGTCTCCCTGTCTGtttctatatttttaaattatatcacAATGCTAAGCTTTTTAGCTTCTAGATATAAAACCTGTGCATATAGTAATACCAGCAAATAAAGCGGAGATTGTTGTGTCGGAGATGAGGAGAAAGTGTGGCagaatttgaaattattttcaacttttattttattttatgctctTTGAagtattttatatgttttgtattttttaaaaatagcattacTGCACAACTTTCACGTCCCTAAAgataattttaaatgtgtagaCAATATCTACTGTAGGTGAGCAATTAATAgccattttataattaaattgcaTGCATCATAGTTTTTGTATTCATGTTTTGGGGTGGTGAAGAAACTTTCTGTTCATATAAAGTTACAGATTCACTGTAAGGCTGAGTGATATAGCTAAACCAATTGTATCatatttttcagctttttgatgatattcagTATATTCATTACTGGATTTACCATTGCCATATTGTGTCCTTAAGCAAGACACTTCACACCAGGTTGCTTGAGTGTAGTCAGTGGATTTACTTTAAGACGCTTcaataaaaagcataaaaacataGGCTATTGTAAATTCTTGTTCTACctgcaatatcatcaatatcaGAAAATTGCTGTATTTTGTTTGACTACctttgcatttatgcaatgtTAATCATAGAAAATTCATTTTAGCTATTAATAATTTCTTTCTGCAAAAATTTCTACCAAGAATGCTGCTTgtgtaaatattatttccatTAGAGTTTATACCTCTATTTTGAAGGCTGTATGTCGATACTCACAATGCCAAAGTGTGGATGTGTTTTCACGCTAATAATGGTGGTGGAGAGACATCTGAAATCATTGCACATCAGTAAACTGTTCCATCAAAATGGTTGTCTGTATTATCTCTTGTAAGCAAATGAGTGCATTCACTGGATACTGTAGATACAGACTACATTCccttttaacaaaataaagcaaTAGTGTTTTAGGAGTGCTGGTCCATCTAATAATGAAGGGTTTGCATGTTGAGGTCATCATAAAATCTTTAACTTCTGCCGTTTATAATATTTCTATGTGTATTTGTAACAAAATAGACGAGAAACGattttaaaatcatacataTTGTAATATCATTACCATAAATTGattcaaatgttttgcttttaattatgtttgtttgttttgtatggCTTATATCTTCACACAGATGGTTtgattttgaaagacaagagTGATTGTTATGATGCAGATATTTTCacagtttattaaaatgttgaCTTGCGCTTAAGTCCTATTGCATTAttgtaacaataataatatgtcTAGTTCTTTTGACTGTGTTTTGATGTTTCTGTTAACTTGAATGAACTATCGCTATATCCTCTTAAGTCTGTATGGTGTGACTTTGGGATCTTTTATCTGTATGCTTTTTTGGGTTATGATGACATGAGCGTTACATTCATTTGCACTTGTATTTCATGAACTGTGAGGGAAGTAATTAGACTTTTCTGGAGATATTGTTCCTGCTATTTCTTCTacagtgaaataaaaagctCTGCCGTATGAATATGGATGTATGCCTTGATGAAGTATATCTCATACCTTGTTTCTGTAATtaccaagaaaaaaaatcatagtaTATCAAAGTCATATATCAGTCTGACATACagtttgctgaataaatgtgattttaacaaaAATAGAAACGCTCTTGTGGTTGTAGAGTGACAGAGAAATAGCGTAGAATAATTTTTGGGGCccaagtataatttttttttttttttttttgtgagcaaATACTAATGTTATTAGTGCAAACATCTTCAAACACATCCTCAGATttgctgataataataataaatcgcGAGTTGCTGTACAAGCCCATTATAGAAAGTAGTTTTAGACTGAAACTATTTATATACGAATAGAAAACAAGTACAAGACAATGTAAATAGTTTTgtgtgaagaagaaaaaaaaacaataggtaTTAAAATTATCTAGTATAAGTAGATATTTAATGGTAagtgcatgcattttttttaggtGTCTGCAAACctttaatacaaaaaattaagttaaaatgttCCCTGTTGACCTTATATAGCTCCGCCCTTTTCAGcgctgctgaaaatgtatttcaaatactaAATTATACACTTTCTGCCAACTTAACCCACAACATCTATTGTTTGTTATAATAGTAAAAAGCTGGCAGGATTTCACATCATGTGATTAACTGGGCCTCCTGCACTGAGAACTGATCATGAATCAGTATTGATTAACTTCAGTTTTATTAACATTCATACATAAAACTGATCCGAGATCAGTTAAAACCATAGTAGACACTGTTTCAAGGGGTCGCTTTGAGATCAACACCCCCTAGTGGCAACCATCGGAGTCCACCGAGTGGACACTTCAATCGTTCCGGTACACTTGAGATAACAATGGTGAGTTGCTTAAACTATTATGATGGTTTCACAAAGACAACATGCTGTTTTtggacaaacaaaaacatttctgaatgtCCCACTGTAACGGGGCgaacgagacgagaggcgtgcggatccatatgcaagcttttattcacagacatggtcaaaacacaggcagggtcgaacaacagCAAAACGGGTATAGCACGGGCAAGACACAAGAGTAGTCCAGTGAACAGACGGGGTCGATCGGCGGCGAACATAATCCAGGGAGCAAAACATAGAGAGATAGTCCAGGCAGGagcaaacagagtccaaacgACAAGATGAGAGAGAGATCCAAGGCAGCCTATAAACTTCAGGGCAGGCAGAGATCAGACAAGAAAGGATATACACAGGCTAGGATCAAGACATGAATGACTCAGATAATAAACAGGATTAAACTAGATTTAGACTCAGAAAACTCGGAATTGCTCCATAATGTAGCTATCACTAGGCGAGCGATAAATGCTAAACAATACTCGGTGGTTTGAAAAGGAGCTGAGTGGGTGTAATATAGTGTGAGTGATTGGCTACagctgtgtgcaatcagtgcagtggatgatgggaaatgcagtccaagGTAATGCGAAACAGTCTGTGAAGTGTGTCAATATATATGTCAATATAATGGAAGGacgacctctggtggcaatcgGACAGAAGTCAGAccacagaccggattcgtgacacccACAAACCTGTCAAGATACATTCGCTGTTGAAAAAACGACCGAAGTAAACACATACAAGCTtttatattctaatattttgagatactgatttttgactttcatgagctgtaagctctaatcatcaaaattaaaagaaataaacatttgaaatatatcagtctgtgtgtactgaatgaatataatatactagtttcactttttgaatggaattagtgaaataaatcaactttttgatgatattctaattatatgaccagcacctgtaagtGTTTCAAGCTATTCTCAACTGAACATGGTGAATTCATGTAAACTGGCACACTTTCTTGCCATGGAGATGACTGGGAAAAGGTCCCAATTATGCTGAATTAACCATACCTACATATAGGGTGATTTCAGGTAAAGTGGGCCGTTTAAGTTTGATTGTACTGTGCTCAATGGGTTTGCACTTTCAGAGCATAACAATGGTTCTTAATTAAAGGGACACTGTTTTTCTCTAAACGATAAAATAGTTTTGGTTGATGCAGTATGACACTGGTGGGTGTGGCCACACCTCAAAAGAGGACTGTGTCATGGTGAAAGGTGGAAAACATTTGACATAAGAttttcatttctaaattataaGGTTGTTCACTAAATGGAAACAAATATTATTGAGACAGTTCCTGCTGTTTTGTTTCCACAGTTATCAGGGaataaaatgcaaagaaaaaaattgtttaagaatttgttagttttttttgtacGGTGTTTAAACATTTCTGGCCCACTTTGGCTGAATGTGTTAGATAAAGTGGGCCAATGGGATTCAGGTAAAGTGGGCTGTCCTTTAACCTTCAGTTATTATACACAAATTcattaaatgtgaccctggaccacaaaaccttaAGTCTTAAGTCgatggggtatatttgtagcaatagccaaaaatacattgtatgggtcaaaattaacgatttttcttttatgccaaaaatcattaggatattcaTTAGGAAATCATTaggaaagatcatgttccatgaagatattttgtaaatttcttaccgtaaatgtatcaaaacttaatttttgattagtaatatgcatggctaagaacttcatttggacaactttaaaagtgattttctcaatatttagattttttttttgcaccctcagattccagattttcaaatagttgtatctcagccaaatattgtccgatcctaacaaaccatacatcagtggaaagcttatttattataaatctcaatttcgaaaaaattttgtcatccagggtaaCAAATAAATTGACATTCACTGGTTATTTTATAGCTGACATgcataatttacttttttagaAAACAGAAATGAGTCTGCAGTCAGGAAATTCAAGTCAGAGATGGAAGAAAGGAAAGAGAGAATAGAAAGGATGTCGAGGCATTCAGTTCAATCTGTGGAATGAAGAATGGATGAGAGGAGCAAAATGAAGATGCAGaatataaagctttaaaatatggacacaattaaagttcatttaaagtgtttagagaacagacagaaaaacattttttacatatgGTTACCATTGcaaatgttcttattttttagactacaatatgttaaaaaatgtgACTATAACACAAGCAACAACAAATAGAGTTTGTTTTGTTAACGTTCTGATGTCTGAAAATTCTGATATTCAGATTTAATCGAATTTAATGTCAAGTCAACACATAATGATCTTTCATTTGTTGGGAATTTCACACATGAATTGAGATGAGGATTTACACATGatttattttactcataacCTGTAGGTTATATATTTTTGGATTTGTTAAATATGTTTGTCTGataatatgtgttaataaatcatgtgtttttaattaagatGCAGAACAATTTTTGATAAATAAGGGATGGCCCACTTAacctgaaaatatttatttctggcGTGCATGATCTAAAATGGTATAACATGCAAATAACACTTTATATGAACCatattcaaattgaaatatGATAGCTGGACATTAATTAAAGTTAACAAacataataaagaaaacaaaataaaaaaaaaaacatctaggTGTCTAAATTACATGTTTTACAAAAAGTGGCCCACTTTACCTGCAATCGCCCTAACACTTTCAGCATTACTGTaagtaaatatgtatttttttcaatgtattttattttgtataaatatatatttatttacatttaaaaataattacaacattTCGAAGttgtaaatgaaacaaatataataatactatttCAGATATACTATTTCTGTCTTTCTACGTTAAAATTGATGTAACTTGCAGTTTCGTTGTAATTAATTGTGGAATTTGCTAGTAAATTCTTTCTACACCAAATGTTTTTCAGTGTATGTAAATAAAGTGAATGAGGAGGCTGGCAAGCTCCAAATTGACAAAAATGGCACCATAAAAGTAGCTCCAAGTACATCAGAGTTTTTCAACTTCCAGTCTTGACAAACAACTAGTGTCACACGCctattaagtatatttatataggTTCTCCTCTATTAAAACGAGTGAGCGTGTTGGCTTgatatttagtgtttttttggTGAACAGATGGTTTGTAGCATCAGCTGACAGCTCAGAGAGAGACCTGCTCCCAGGGCGGACTGCATCTCTGGCACCGGTGCCGTTTTCTTCTTGTTGAAGGACCGGAGACGTGCGGTCCCAGGGTGCCTGACAGTGCTGGATAATTGACACATTTCCACAAGGCTTTGGTGACTTCCGTCTTCTGTCAGTGTCATGTTAGATACGGTGAGGTAAGCAGAAGTGACATATCAGGCCAGTTTGGTTTGTTCTCCTCTGGGATTATGGGGAAGCTCGTTTGAAAAGGTACCTGAGTGGAGTTCAAGCTTGACTTGCGCATAACTCTGAACTCTGTTTGTTATACTGACAGAATGATTGAAGCCATTTGACACATGGATGTTCTGtttgattgcagttgttttcCCACATGAATTTGCAGCATTTGCTTGCATGTCAACTTGACAAATAGCGATTTAACTGCTCATGAAGTCTGTTTCTCACAGGGACAGAGAGGTATTATCTGGATAAATgtcaaattcttgcattttAAGTTGTAACCTAAGTTCATCTTGTTAAACTTTCTGCAATAGCGCTTTTTGACGTGTTTTGCATTTTAGTTTTCAAAtgtctttgaaacacaaaacacaatgtAGTTTGCACAATCCTCAACTGAAACAGTCTGGATcgtattttttaaattggttTACAGTTTTGCTCAAAAACCAAAACACCAAGTGCTTCATTTGAAGAAAGATTTATTTGCATGATTCAGTGAAACTGACAGCACTAGGCATTATAAAACAGTGTCGAATATCACAGTTATGCAGGCTAGTTTTTATCTCGTTGTCGTGAATCCTCACTCGCGCCGTCCTCTCCCTGTTTTTAGCCAGGACACAAACTCTTTTGCCGCCTGGTCCTGCAGGTAAGAGCTGACGTCACTGGTGAATGTGCCGTCTGCGTGCCGTCGTGTGGGGACTCTGTAGAAAAACCATTATTGTTTATGGAAAGGATGATATTCGTCCTGTCAGATTTAAAGAGGACATCAATAATAAACTGTACCTATTTACAGTACCGTTCAAAAGTAaagaaaatgtgtatttttactcagcaaggaagcattaaattgttcaaaattgacagtaaagccatttataatgtttcagaagatttctaattcaaataaatgctgttcattcaaactttctattcatcaaagaatcctaaaacaaatttccacaaaaatatgaagcagcacaactgttttcaacattgataataataatctttcttgagcagcaaatcagcatattagaatgatttctgaaggatcatgtgacactgaagactggagtaatgatgctgaaaattcatctttgcatcacaggaataaattacattttataatatttttaaatagaaaacagtattttaaatttcacaatattactgttttttctgtattaaatgaaatgatacagATAAGCCtaggtgagcagaagagatttaaaaagatcaaaaaaaaaaaaaaactttttcagcCATTCTAATGCTGTAGTCATGTCATGTGGGAATTGCtgtgatttaaatgaatttacaaCTAGTGAACGTCATGTAAAATTATACAATAGTTAAACAGTCTACACACATTTTGTTCTTAAATATTTAGCAAGACCATACAGAATTGAAACTTACCCGCTTCTCTTAGAGTTCATTAACCACTGAACGAAGTCTTGTGCTCTCCTGGTCTCCAGGTATTTGCTGTAATCGTTTGAGAATGTGCCTTCTGAATGTCTCTTCATGTTGTTTAATTCTCTAGGGTCATTAAATAGTGCGTCCTCAGACATAAGGCTGAAAGTCAATATCAAACATGTCATTCTCCAAAAATAATCACCATGTCTGAGATATACGCcaaccccaaaatcaaaagaaaaaatgcatttaattgaatttattagtGACATTACTTT from the Onychostoma macrolepis isolate SWU-2019 chromosome 09, ASM1243209v1, whole genome shotgun sequence genome contains:
- the gcgb gene encoding glucagon b, which encodes MMTRIYAFIGLLLLILIQSSLQIPIQENMEENSSLMSEDALFNDPRELNNMKRHSEGTFSNDYSKYLETRRAQDFVQWLMNSKRSGVPTRRHADGTFTSDVSSYLQDQAAKEFVSWLKTGRGRRE